Proteins found in one Microbaculum marinisediminis genomic segment:
- a CDS encoding PQQ-binding-like beta-propeller repeat protein translates to MAVFRTRSARILPAVLMVGAFALSACDSAPSLEDLSLVANPFAEKEKRLPGERRAVIQSTDGLVIDESAAAAPVSLPAAKDIGDWSQPGGNAANAPGNVAVGSGGSTWAASVAKVDRKGRLSSRPIVYRGLVIVMDQKASVSAYSLNGGGRGWTVSLRPEKEDSPSFNGGVAAEGGFVIAATGYGTVAGISANDGGILWSVELGAPARSAPTIANGKAYVVSSDNIVYAIAIDTGETVWTYSGIGSSAGVLGNASPAVVGNQVIVPYSSGEILSFDTENGEPKWLDALTGASRFTAVSGLTDVAASPVVYEGSVYAVSVSGRMIGVSVKDGNRLWAQNVASAHTPAVAGNAIFATTLGGTVVALDRKNGAVRWISDLTPETGDKKKKKNDVFSLAGPLLAGGQLWVGTSDGRIITLDPSSGSVVSAQTVGSPVYVNPIAAGGRILVLDNSGKLTAYN, encoded by the coding sequence ATGGCGGTATTTCGTACGCGATCGGCCCGGATCCTGCCGGCCGTCCTCATGGTCGGCGCCTTTGCCCTGTCGGCTTGCGACAGCGCGCCGTCGCTTGAGGACCTGAGCCTCGTCGCCAACCCCTTCGCGGAGAAGGAGAAGCGTCTCCCGGGCGAGCGCCGCGCCGTGATCCAGTCCACTGACGGCCTAGTGATCGATGAATCCGCCGCCGCCGCGCCGGTCAGTCTGCCGGCTGCCAAGGATATCGGCGACTGGTCGCAGCCTGGCGGCAACGCCGCCAACGCGCCCGGCAACGTCGCCGTCGGCAGCGGCGGGTCCACCTGGGCGGCATCGGTCGCCAAGGTCGACCGCAAGGGACGCCTGTCGTCGCGGCCGATCGTCTATCGCGGCCTTGTCATCGTCATGGATCAGAAGGCCAGCGTTTCGGCCTATAGTCTGAACGGCGGCGGCCGCGGCTGGACGGTTTCGCTCAGGCCCGAGAAGGAAGACAGCCCGAGCTTCAATGGCGGGGTCGCCGCGGAGGGTGGTTTCGTCATCGCCGCAACGGGGTATGGCACCGTCGCCGGCATCAGCGCGAACGACGGCGGAATCCTCTGGTCGGTCGAGCTCGGCGCGCCCGCGCGCAGCGCCCCGACGATCGCCAACGGCAAGGCCTACGTCGTTTCCTCGGACAACATCGTCTACGCGATCGCCATCGATACCGGCGAGACCGTATGGACCTATTCGGGAATCGGCTCCTCGGCCGGTGTGCTGGGCAATGCGAGCCCGGCCGTCGTCGGCAATCAGGTGATCGTGCCCTATTCGTCCGGCGAAATCCTGTCCTTCGACACCGAGAACGGCGAGCCGAAGTGGCTCGACGCGCTGACCGGCGCCAGCCGCTTCACCGCCGTCTCCGGTCTGACCGATGTCGCCGCGTCTCCGGTCGTCTACGAGGGCTCCGTCTACGCGGTGTCCGTCTCGGGACGGATGATCGGCGTCAGTGTGAAGGACGGCAACCGCCTGTGGGCGCAGAACGTCGCCAGCGCCCATACGCCCGCGGTCGCCGGCAACGCGATCTTCGCGACCACGCTCGGCGGGACCGTTGTCGCGCTCGACCGCAAGAACGGTGCGGTGCGCTGGATATCGGACCTGACGCCGGAGACCGGAGACAAGAAAAAGAAGAAGAACGACGTGTTCAGCCTTGCCGGTCCGCTGCTGGCCGGCGGCCAGCTCTGGGTCGGCACCTCCGACGGGCGGATCATCACGCTCGATCCCTCGAGCGGGTCGGTCGTATCCGCCCAGACCGTCGGCAGCCCCGTCTATGTCAACCCGATCGCCGCCGGTGGCCGCATTCTGGTCCTCGACAATTCGGGCAAGCTCACCGCCTATAACTAG
- the gatA gene encoding Asp-tRNA(Asn)/Glu-tRNA(Gln) amidotransferase subunit GatA: MTDLTELTIAEARDGLKAKTLSAVELTDAYLKAMEAARGLNAYVAETPEKAREMAAASDARIATGEARPLEGIPLGIKDLFCTEGVHSQAGSHVLDGFKPTYESTVTANLWADGAVMLGKLNMDEFAMGSSNETSYYGPVISPWRSNANNADLVPGGSSGGSAAAVAARLCAGATATDTGGSIRQPAAFTGTVGIKPTYGRCSRWGTVAFASSLDQAGPIARDVRDAAIMLKSMASVDPKDTTSVDIEVPDYEAAIGKSIKGMRIGIPKEYRIDGMPAEIEEMWQKGAAWLKDAGAELVDISLPHTKYALPAYYIVAPAEASSNLARYDGVRYGLRVDGDDIVDMYEKSRSAGFGAEVKRRVLIGTYVLSAGYYDAYYLRAQKVRTLIKRDFETVFADGIDTILTPATPSAAFGVAAMSTASPIEMYLNDVFTVTVNMAGLPGIAVPAGLNAEGLPLGLQLIGRPFDESTLFQAAKVVEDAAGSFAPKRWWA, translated from the coding sequence ATGACCGATCTCACCGAACTGACCATCGCCGAAGCCCGTGACGGCCTGAAGGCGAAGACACTCTCCGCCGTCGAGCTGACCGACGCCTATCTGAAGGCGATGGAAGCGGCGCGCGGCCTGAACGCCTATGTCGCCGAAACCCCGGAAAAGGCGCGCGAGATGGCCGCCGCTTCCGACGCCCGTATCGCGACGGGCGAGGCGCGGCCGCTGGAAGGCATTCCGCTCGGCATCAAGGACCTGTTCTGCACCGAGGGCGTGCACAGCCAGGCCGGCAGCCACGTGCTCGATGGCTTCAAGCCGACCTACGAATCGACCGTCACCGCCAATCTTTGGGCCGACGGCGCGGTGATGCTCGGCAAGCTCAACATGGACGAGTTCGCCATGGGCTCGTCCAACGAGACCTCCTACTACGGCCCGGTGATCAGCCCGTGGCGGTCGAACGCCAACAATGCCGATCTGGTGCCGGGCGGGTCGTCCGGCGGCTCTGCGGCCGCGGTCGCCGCGCGGCTCTGCGCCGGCGCCACGGCCACCGACACCGGCGGATCGATCCGCCAGCCGGCCGCCTTCACCGGCACGGTCGGCATCAAGCCGACCTACGGGCGCTGCTCGCGCTGGGGGACGGTCGCCTTTGCGTCCTCGCTGGACCAGGCAGGGCCGATCGCCCGCGATGTCCGCGACGCGGCGATCATGCTGAAGTCGATGGCCTCGGTCGATCCAAAGGACACCACGTCCGTGGATATCGAGGTGCCGGACTACGAGGCGGCGATCGGCAAGTCGATCAAGGGCATGCGCATCGGCATCCCGAAGGAGTACCGAATCGACGGCATGCCCGCCGAGATCGAGGAGATGTGGCAGAAGGGCGCCGCCTGGCTGAAGGATGCCGGCGCCGAACTCGTCGATATCTCGCTGCCGCACACGAAATATGCGCTGCCGGCCTATTACATCGTGGCGCCGGCCGAGGCCTCGTCCAACCTCGCCCGCTACGACGGCGTGCGCTACGGGTTGCGCGTCGACGGCGACGATATCGTCGACATGTACGAGAAATCCCGGTCTGCGGGATTCGGCGCAGAGGTGAAGCGCCGCGTGCTGATCGGCACCTACGTGCTCTCGGCGGGCTACTACGACGCCTATTACCTGCGCGCCCAGAAGGTCCGCACCCTGATCAAGCGCGATTTCGAGACCGTCTTCGCCGACGGAATCGACACGATCCTGACGCCCGCCACGCCGTCCGCCGCCTTCGGCGTCGCGGCGATGTCGACGGCCTCGCCGATCGAGATGTACCTGAACGACGTCTTCACCGTGACGGTCAACATGGCCGGCCTGCCGGGTATCGCCGTTCCCGCCGGCCTCAATGCCGAAGGTCTGCCGCTGGGGCTGCAACTGATCGGCCGTCCGTTCGACGAATCGACACTGTTCCAGGCCGCCAAGGTTGTCGAAGACGCCGCCGGCTCGTTCGCGCCGAAGCGCTGGTGGGCCTGA
- a CDS encoding metal-dependent hydrolase, with translation MKVTWFGHSAFRVETGNAVIMIDPFLSGNPTWDGSVEEASAGATHVVLTHGHSDHIGDTVDICKATGAVLIANFEICMYLAARGVENFSPGNHGGTQSFDNFDVSFVQAWHSSSEIEDGGRPLYLGNPAGVVVASKAEQGKVLYHMGDTDIFSDMGLINEIYRPTVGIVPIGDRFTMGAKLAAMACTKYFAFDTIIPCHYGTFPIIDQTADKFVAEAAGLNVVVPDRGVAVDL, from the coding sequence ATGAAGGTAACCTGGTTCGGCCACTCGGCCTTCCGTGTCGAGACCGGCAACGCCGTCATCATGATCGACCCGTTCCTGAGCGGCAATCCGACCTGGGACGGCTCCGTGGAGGAGGCAAGCGCCGGCGCCACCCACGTGGTGCTCACCCACGGCCACAGCGATCACATCGGCGACACGGTCGATATCTGCAAGGCGACGGGCGCGGTGCTGATCGCCAATTTCGAGATCTGCATGTACCTGGCGGCCAGGGGCGTCGAGAATTTCAGTCCCGGCAACCACGGCGGCACGCAGTCCTTCGATAACTTCGACGTCTCCTTCGTCCAGGCATGGCATTCCTCCTCGGAGATCGAGGACGGTGGCAGGCCGCTCTATCTCGGCAATCCGGCCGGCGTCGTCGTCGCCTCCAAGGCGGAGCAGGGCAAGGTGCTCTACCACATGGGGGATACCGACATTTTCTCCGACATGGGCCTGATCAACGAGATCTACCGACCGACCGTCGGCATCGTTCCGATCGGCGACCGCTTCACCATGGGCGCGAAGCTCGCCGCGATGGCCTGCACCAAGTACTTCGCGTTCGACACGATCATCCCCTGCCACTACGGCACCTTCCCGATCATCGACCAGACGGCCGACAAGTTCGTCGCCGAGGCGGCGGGGCTGAACGTGGTGGTGCCGGACCGGGGCGTCGCCGTCGATCTCTAG
- a CDS encoding SDR family NAD(P)-dependent oxidoreductase, with product MERRLENRIAVVTGASRGIGRAAAIALAREGAHIIAIARTTGALEELDDEIRKAGSSATLVPFSLADMAAIDRLGGAIHKRWGKLDILVGNAGIAGALTPVGHIRAKDWDEAIAVNLTANWRLIRSLDPLMRQSDAARAVFVTSGLAHMGQPYHSAYAASKAGLELLARTYAAEVEQFGIKVNLFGPGRVFTRMQQMLFRGQDLSDLPKPEDVAPAIVEMVLPAQTHNGLIYSFPQKTWLRPQPPAPIDG from the coding sequence ATGGAACGTCGTCTGGAAAACCGCATCGCGGTCGTCACCGGTGCGTCGCGCGGCATCGGCCGCGCCGCCGCCATCGCCCTTGCCCGCGAGGGCGCGCACATCATCGCCATAGCCCGCACCACCGGCGCGCTTGAGGAGCTCGACGACGAGATCCGGAAAGCCGGATCGAGCGCCACCCTCGTGCCGTTCTCGCTTGCCGATATGGCGGCGATCGACCGGCTGGGCGGCGCAATCCACAAGCGCTGGGGCAAGCTCGACATTCTCGTCGGCAACGCCGGCATCGCCGGCGCGCTCACGCCTGTCGGCCATATCCGCGCCAAGGACTGGGACGAGGCCATCGCCGTCAATCTGACCGCCAACTGGCGGCTGATCCGCTCGCTCGATCCGTTGATGCGCCAGTCGGACGCCGCCCGCGCGGTGTTCGTGACCTCGGGCCTCGCCCATATGGGCCAGCCCTACCATTCGGCCTATGCGGCCTCGAAGGCGGGGCTGGAGCTTCTGGCGCGGACCTATGCCGCCGAGGTCGAGCAGTTCGGCATCAAGGTGAACCTGTTCGGGCCCGGCCGGGTGTTCACCCGCATGCAGCAGATGCTGTTCCGCGGCCAGGATCTCTCCGACCTGCCGAAGCCCGAGGACGTGGCGCCCGCGATCGTCGAGATGGTGCTGCCCGCCCAGACCCATAACGGGCTGATCTACAGCTTCCCGCAGAAGACCTGGCTCAGGCCGCAGCCGCCGGCGCCGATCGACGGCTAG
- a CDS encoding tetratricopeptide repeat protein, whose product MSDIFREVEEDVRREQAKELWDRFGAYVIGVAVLIVVVTAGWRGWEWYSAQQAAQAGAEYYEAMQLADDGKSEEAQAAFEAIAKEGGGFGTLARLRAAAGKAAAGDAQGALADYDAIASNSALPVDLRNVARVRAAYLQLEANDRAGVEQRVGQMAVEGNPWRASARELLGLAAYQAGDYEVATQRFEELLGDNETPQEMRARAQLMIALLAADRAPAPAPTEADAATDAQ is encoded by the coding sequence ATGTCCGACATTTTTCGCGAAGTCGAAGAAGATGTCCGCCGGGAACAGGCCAAGGAGCTCTGGGACCGGTTCGGGGCCTATGTGATTGGCGTTGCCGTCTTGATCGTCGTGGTCACGGCGGGCTGGCGCGGCTGGGAATGGTATTCCGCCCAGCAGGCTGCGCAGGCCGGTGCCGAGTACTACGAGGCGATGCAGCTTGCCGATGATGGCAAGTCCGAAGAAGCCCAGGCCGCGTTCGAGGCGATCGCCAAGGAAGGCGGCGGCTTCGGTACGCTTGCCCGTCTGCGCGCCGCGGCCGGCAAGGCGGCGGCAGGCGACGCGCAGGGCGCGCTCGCCGATTACGACGCCATCGCCTCCAATTCGGCGCTCCCAGTCGATCTGCGCAACGTCGCCCGCGTGCGCGCCGCCTATCTCCAGCTCGAAGCCAATGATCGCGCCGGCGTCGAGCAGCGCGTCGGTCAGATGGCCGTTGAAGGCAATCCATGGCGGGCGTCGGCGCGGGAGCTTCTCGGCCTTGCCGCCTATCAGGCCGGCGACTACGAGGTCGCGACCCAGCGCTTCGAAGAACTTCTCGGTGACAATGAAACACCGCAGGAGATGCGCGCGCGCGCTCAGTTGATGATCGCGCTTCTCGCCGCCGACCGTGCCCCGGCCCCGGCCCCGACCGAGGCCGACGCTGCGACGGATGCTCAGTGA
- a CDS encoding AEC family transporter has product MHAALYSILPVLIVIATGWAIHRFGIIDDAGRAGIERLAYYVLFPCLIVLTLASADYGALPWQALGATLLLSVLTMTALCLALYPILKNRFRVDGPAFTSVFQGAARWNTFIALALSGSLFGKEGLTLVAVAIVAMVPILNLISVVVLAHHGGTTRPPARILLREIAKNPLIIACVVGLALSIAGLSIPGPIAASLDIFGRAGLAVALVAVGLGLDLSSLRRPGPAHLFGTGLRLIVMPAIGLVYASLFGLTGTALGTAVVALAVPTASNGYLLARQMGGDAKLMAEIITLQTMAAAITLPLWLALMALA; this is encoded by the coding sequence ATGCATGCAGCCCTGTACAGTATCCTGCCCGTCCTCATCGTCATCGCGACGGGCTGGGCCATCCATCGTTTCGGCATCATCGACGACGCCGGCCGGGCGGGCATCGAGCGGCTCGCCTACTACGTTCTGTTTCCCTGCCTGATCGTGCTGACGCTGGCCAGTGCCGATTACGGCGCCCTGCCCTGGCAGGCGCTGGGCGCGACGCTGTTGCTCTCGGTGCTGACGATGACGGCGCTGTGCCTCGCCCTCTATCCCATCCTGAAGAACCGGTTCCGCGTGGACGGTCCCGCCTTCACCTCGGTGTTCCAGGGCGCGGCCCGGTGGAATACGTTCATCGCACTGGCGCTGTCGGGAAGCCTGTTCGGCAAGGAGGGGCTGACGCTGGTCGCCGTGGCGATCGTCGCCATGGTGCCGATCCTCAACCTGATATCCGTCGTCGTTCTGGCGCATCACGGCGGGACGACACGCCCGCCGGCGCGGATCCTGCTCCGGGAGATCGCGAAGAACCCGCTGATCATCGCCTGCGTCGTCGGCCTGGCGCTGAGCATTGCCGGCCTCTCGATCCCCGGGCCGATCGCGGCGAGCCTCGACATTTTCGGGCGCGCCGGCCTGGCCGTGGCGCTGGTTGCCGTCGGCCTCGGTCTCGATCTGTCATCACTGCGCCGTCCGGGGCCCGCCCATCTCTTCGGAACCGGGCTGAGGCTGATCGTGATGCCGGCGATCGGTCTGGTCTATGCATCGCTGTTCGGGCTCACCGGCACCGCGCTCGGCACCGCGGTGGTCGCCCTGGCGGTGCCGACGGCGTCGAACGGGTATCTGCTGGCGCGCCAGATGGGCGGCGACGCCAAGCTGATGGCCGAGATCATCACATTGCAGACGATGGCGGCGGCGATCACCCTGCCCCTGTGGCTCGCGCTGATGGCGCTCGCCTGA
- the der gene encoding ribosome biogenesis GTPase Der — MAPPLRPLKVAIIGRPNVGKSTLFNRLVGRKIALVDDRPGVTRDRREGTAELGDLLITLIDTAGLEEADPGSLEGRMRAQTERAVDEADVSLFLIDARAGLTPTDRHFADMLRKTGKPVVLVANKCEGAAGDPGFYESFALGFGEPVAFSAEHGLGLADLHEALRAHLPDEQPEDEAAAPEDDGTVRIAVVGRPNAGKSTLVNRLIGEDRMLTGPEAGITRDAIAVDWEWKGRPVRLVDTAGLRRKARVQEKLEKLSVGDALRAIRAAEVVILVVDEQMPFEKQDLQIADLVTREGRALVIAVNKWDRCEEPDTRIRELREMADRLLPQVRGMPLVPVSALTGYGLPKLMQAVFKVRERWERRVPTSELNRWFAALIEHHPPPAVAGRRIKLRYVTQGASRPPTFITFGTRVDALPESYRRYLLNGLREAFDLVGVPVRLYLRKTENPYEKS, encoded by the coding sequence ATGGCGCCTCCGCTACGGCCCCTCAAGGTCGCGATCATCGGCCGTCCCAACGTCGGCAAGTCGACGCTGTTCAATCGGCTCGTCGGCCGCAAGATCGCGCTCGTCGACGACCGGCCGGGCGTGACCCGGGACCGTCGCGAGGGCACCGCCGAACTCGGCGATCTCCTGATCACCCTGATCGATACCGCCGGTCTCGAGGAGGCCGATCCGGGAAGCCTGGAAGGCCGCATGCGCGCCCAGACCGAGCGCGCCGTCGACGAGGCCGACGTGTCGCTGTTCCTGATCGACGCGCGCGCCGGCCTGACGCCGACCGACCGCCATTTCGCCGACATGCTGCGCAAGACCGGCAAGCCGGTCGTCCTCGTCGCCAACAAGTGCGAGGGCGCAGCGGGCGATCCCGGTTTCTACGAGTCCTTCGCGCTCGGCTTCGGCGAGCCGGTCGCCTTTTCCGCCGAGCACGGGCTCGGCCTTGCCGACCTGCACGAGGCCCTGCGGGCGCATCTGCCGGACGAGCAGCCGGAAGACGAGGCCGCGGCGCCGGAGGACGACGGTACGGTCCGCATCGCCGTCGTCGGACGTCCGAACGCGGGCAAGTCGACGCTCGTCAATCGGCTGATCGGCGAAGATCGCATGCTGACCGGCCCGGAAGCCGGCATCACCCGCGACGCGATCGCGGTCGACTGGGAATGGAAAGGCCGGCCGGTCCGCCTGGTCGATACCGCCGGCCTGCGCCGCAAGGCGCGGGTGCAGGAGAAGCTGGAGAAGCTGTCCGTCGGGGATGCGCTACGCGCGATCCGGGCCGCCGAGGTGGTGATCCTCGTCGTCGACGAGCAGATGCCCTTCGAGAAGCAGGATCTGCAGATCGCCGATCTGGTGACGCGTGAGGGCCGTGCGCTTGTCATCGCCGTTAACAAGTGGGACCGCTGCGAGGAGCCCGACACCCGCATCCGCGAGCTGCGCGAGATGGCCGACCGTCTGCTGCCGCAGGTGCGCGGCATGCCGCTTGTCCCGGTCTCGGCGCTGACCGGCTACGGTCTGCCGAAGCTCATGCAGGCGGTCTTCAAGGTGCGCGAGCGCTGGGAGCGGCGTGTGCCGACATCGGAGCTGAACCGCTGGTTCGCGGCCTTGATCGAGCACCATCCCCCGCCGGCGGTCGCCGGCCGGCGCATCAAGCTGCGCTACGTGACCCAGGGCGCGAGCCGTCCGCCGACCTTCATCACGTTTGGAACGCGCGTCGACGCGCTTCCCGAATCCTACCGGCGCTATCTGCTGAATGGCCTGCGTGAGGCGTTCGATCTCGTCGGCGTGCCGGTGCGCCTGTACCTGCGCAAGACCGAGAACCCGTACGAGAAGAGCTAG
- a CDS encoding GGDEF domain-containing protein — protein MGLWDLGLLGCQLVLYFSVLATLFGLRHRYGIGIFFCALGAMHFLETYLAATFYVAVPFGIVVSPGSTILFPGKIILLLLVYIREDAIAVRQPIYGLFAGNVLTIGLVAILGANTLLPGADQSPDFPFLDQMGLLMIWGTVLLLIDGILIILIYEQVGRWLGPHMTLRIAISGVAVLAFDQLAFWPVLHAVAGIPVEILYGGLIAKSIAAVAYAVLAGIYLRHFERRMFDGLAHPRLADVFDALTYRERYETLLERSGRDGLTGIADRSRMEAEAEQCTARIIASGDIASVLVIDIDNFKQLNDDSGHLVGDAALRGLAELLTRDLREVDRIYRFGGDEFVVITSGRAREDASNLARRLHRLAGKLDIPNLNAPLTVSIGAAHSPEDGNDFLALLSRADKRLYAAKGSGRDRVITGDDRHGEGHPELVRPT, from the coding sequence GTGGGACTGTGGGATCTCGGGCTGCTTGGGTGTCAGCTCGTTTTGTACTTCTCCGTCCTTGCGACGCTGTTCGGGCTTCGGCACCGCTACGGCATCGGCATCTTCTTCTGCGCGCTCGGCGCAATGCATTTCCTCGAAACCTATCTCGCCGCCACCTTCTACGTGGCCGTGCCGTTCGGCATCGTCGTCTCGCCCGGCTCCACGATCCTGTTTCCCGGAAAGATCATCCTGCTCCTGCTGGTCTATATCCGCGAGGACGCGATCGCCGTGCGACAGCCGATCTACGGCCTATTCGCGGGAAACGTCCTGACGATCGGCCTCGTCGCGATCCTCGGCGCCAACACGCTGCTGCCCGGCGCGGACCAGTCGCCGGACTTCCCGTTCTTGGACCAGATGGGCCTGTTGATGATCTGGGGCACGGTCCTGCTGCTGATCGACGGGATCCTGATCATCCTGATCTACGAGCAGGTCGGCCGCTGGCTCGGCCCGCACATGACGCTGCGGATCGCGATAAGCGGCGTCGCCGTCCTTGCCTTCGACCAGCTGGCGTTCTGGCCGGTGTTGCATGCGGTCGCCGGCATCCCGGTCGAAATCCTGTATGGCGGCCTGATCGCCAAGTCGATCGCGGCCGTGGCCTATGCCGTACTTGCCGGCATCTATTTGCGCCATTTCGAACGACGTATGTTCGACGGCCTCGCCCATCCCCGCCTTGCCGACGTCTTCGACGCGCTGACCTACCGCGAGCGGTACGAAACCCTGCTCGAACGCAGCGGACGCGACGGCCTGACCGGTATCGCCGACCGCAGCCGCATGGAGGCCGAGGCCGAGCAATGCACGGCGCGGATCATCGCCAGCGGCGATATCGCCAGCGTCCTGGTCATCGACATCGACAACTTCAAGCAGCTCAACGACGATTCGGGCCACCTCGTCGGCGATGCCGCGCTGCGTGGCCTGGCCGAGCTGCTGACGCGCGACCTGCGCGAGGTCGACCGGATCTATCGCTTTGGCGGCGACGAATTCGTCGTGATCACCTCCGGCCGGGCGCGCGAGGACGCGTCCAACCTCGCCCGGCGTTTGCATCGGCTTGCGGGCAAGCTGGATATTCCGAACCTGAACGCCCCACTGACCGTGAGCATCGGCGCCGCGCATTCGCCGGAAGACGGAAATGATTTTCTGGCCCTGCTGTCGCGGGCCGACAAGCGTCTCTACGCCGCCAAGGGCAGCGGCCGCGACCGGGTGATCACGGGCGATGACAGACACGGCGAGGGCCACCCCGAACTCGTCCGGCCGACCTGA
- the ruvX gene encoding Holliday junction resolvase RuvX has product MTAPTENAEEFAATLPTQGALLGIDPGEKTIGIAICDAGWRIASPLLGLKKAKFKENGPAIGKLCTDNKVTGIVIGLPLNMDGTAGPKAQAARAFARNLAGVVELPILLWDERLSTVAVTRAMIEADTSRKKRAEIVDKVAAAYILQGALDRLTSL; this is encoded by the coding sequence ATGACCGCGCCCACCGAAAACGCCGAAGAGTTCGCCGCCACCCTGCCGACACAGGGGGCGCTGCTCGGGATCGACCCCGGCGAAAAGACCATCGGCATCGCAATCTGCGACGCCGGATGGCGGATCGCCTCGCCGCTGCTCGGCCTGAAGAAAGCGAAGTTCAAGGAAAACGGGCCGGCCATCGGCAAGCTGTGCACGGACAACAAGGTCACCGGCATCGTCATCGGCCTGCCGCTCAACATGGACGGCACCGCCGGGCCCAAGGCGCAGGCGGCGCGCGCCTTCGCCCGCAACCTGGCCGGCGTCGTCGAACTGCCGATCCTCCTGTGGGACGAACGGCTGTCGACGGTTGCTGTCACACGGGCGATGATCGAGGCGGACACGAGCCGCAAGAAACGCGCCGAGATCGTCGACAAGGTCGCCGCCGCCTACATCCTGCAAGGCGCGCTCGACCGCCTCACCTCCCTTTAG
- the gatC gene encoding Asp-tRNA(Asn)/Glu-tRNA(Gln) amidotransferase subunit GatC: MSVDIDTVKRIARLARIAVSEEEAQGLQGELNSILGWVEQLSELDVDDVEPMTSVVQVAMKKREDEVTDGDIAADIVANAPETEDNYFVVPKVVE; this comes from the coding sequence ATGTCGGTCGACATCGACACCGTGAAGCGCATCGCGCGACTGGCCCGCATCGCCGTGAGCGAGGAGGAGGCCCAGGGCCTCCAGGGTGAGCTCAACTCGATCCTCGGCTGGGTGGAGCAACTGAGCGAGCTCGACGTCGACGACGTCGAGCCCATGACCTCCGTCGTCCAGGTTGCGATGAAGAAGCGCGAGGATGAAGTGACCGACGGCGATATCGCCGCCGACATCGTCGCCAACGCGCCGGAGACCGAGGACAACTATTTCGTCGTGCCCAAGGTCGTCGAGTAG